Sequence from the Deltaproteobacteria bacterium genome:
GTGACTCGGCTCGCGAATCCCCGGCGGCGAACGGAAGCGCGAGCAGCACGAGGATCAGCACGGCGAAGTGCTGCGCGAGCCGGCTGTGGAAGGCGAGCTCGAGCCTGGCGACCTCGGCGGCATCGCCGGCGCTCTTGCGGATCTGGCGCGCGAGCTGGCGCAGCGTCATCCAGCCCGGCTGGCGCGAGGCCCTCGCCATTTCCTTGCCGCTGATGCCCAGGTCGAGTCGCAGGGCGAGAGCGCTTCTCCGATCGATGCCCCCCCCGGCCGGAAACTCCATCACGTTCGCGTCGCGGATCTCCCAGGTGTCGCCCGACAGGTTTGCGGCGCTCTTCGCGTCGATGCGCTCGCGAATTGCGCGCTGCTCGTCGAAGCGGAAGACGGTCACGTCCCGAAGCACGCGCTCCTTCGGGTCGTAGCTCGAAGCGGAGAAGATCGAAGGTCCGGAGGCGAACCACCAGCGCTCGAGCCGACGCTCCGGCGTGCGGACCTCGTTTCGTCCGTCCTCTCCCTGCCCCTGCTCGAGGAGCGTGCGCGCGGGCACCAGCACCCGGTCCTCGAAGACGGAGAGACACACGGCGGCCAGCGCGCAGGCCAGCAGGATCGGCGCGAGCGCCGCTTGCAGCCGGATGCCCCCGGCGCGGATCGCCGCGAGCTCGGAGTTCCGCGCGGCCCGGGCCAGGCAGAGCACCGCGCCGACGACGCACGAGATCGGCAGCGCGACCGGCAGGACGGGAAGGCCGCGCAGCGCGACCTCGCGCAGGCCGCGGCCGATGTCTCGGGCCAGCTCGTCGACGTGGAGCAGCAGGTCGGCCGCGGCCCACATGACGAGCAATCCGGCCAGGACCGCCGCGGAGGTCTGCGCGAACTCGCGCAGAAGGTGTCGGGCGATGATCCTCACGCTCGAAGCATAGCGCCTCTCCGCCGGGTCGCGTGCCGTTGCAAGCAAGGGAGGGAGTCTCTAAGTATCAGGCCGCATGCGTGTCTTCGAGGGAAGTGGCTCACTCGACGGGTCCGCCCGCGGCTGCGTGCTCACGGTCGGGAACTTCGATGGCCTGCATCTGGGCCACCGCGCGCTGCTCGACGCGGTTCTGGCTCGCGCCGCGGAGCTCGGCCGAGACTCGGCGCTGTACACCTTCGATCCGCACCCGCGCCGGCTGCTGTTTCCCGAACAGGCGCAGCCGAGCCTGATGACGCGCGGGCAGCTTCGTTCGGAGCTCGAGAGCATTGGAATCGACGTGCTGGTGCGGGAGGCGTTCGATCACGCCTTCGCCGCGCTCTCTCCCGAGGAGTTTCTGCGCGACGTGATCGTCGCGCGGGTCGGACCGGCCGAGATCTTCGTCGGCCGGGACTTCCACTTCGGCAAGGGCAGGGCGGGCTCGGGCGATTGGCTGCGGGACAGCGCCGCCGAGCACGGGATTCGCGTCGAGATCATCGGACAGGTGCGGGTCGGCGACGACGACGTCTCGAGCACGCGCGTGCGGCGCTGCCTGCTTCGCGGCGACGTCGAGGAGGCTTCGCGCTGTCTCGACCGCGAGTACACCATCTGGGGACGCGTGGTGCAGGGCGACCGGCGCGGTCGGACGCTCGGCTTTCCGACCGCGAATCTGGCGCCCGAGAACGAGCTGCTGCCCGCGAACGGCGTCTACGCCACGCGCGTGGCCTTCCTCGAGGGCGACCGGCCCGGCTCCGTCGCGCACCCGGCCGTGACCAACATCGGAA
This genomic interval carries:
- a CDS encoding YjgP/YjgQ family permease; the encoded protein is MLATARDPAERRYASSVRIIARHLLREFAQTSAAVLAGLLVMWAAADLLLHVDELARDIGRGLREVALRGLPVLPVALPISCVVGAVLCLARAARNSELAAIRAGGIRLQAALAPILLACALAAVCLSVFEDRVLVPARTLLEQGQGEDGRNEVRTPERRLERWWFASGPSIFSASSYDPKERVLRDVTVFRFDEQRAIRERIDAKSAANLSGDTWEIRDANVMEFPAGGGIDRRSALALRLDLGISGKEMARASRQPGWMTLRQLARQIRKSAGDAAEVARLELAFHSRLAQHFAVLILVLLALPFAAGDSRAESLPRALLRSLLAAAGFWLAWTLALLAGRSGAIPAAVLVWGVTLSALALGYLRFRTIQD
- a CDS encoding bifunctional riboflavin kinase/FAD synthetase, translating into MRVFEGSGSLDGSARGCVLTVGNFDGLHLGHRALLDAVLARAAELGRDSALYTFDPHPRRLLFPEQAQPSLMTRGQLRSELESIGIDVLVREAFDHAFAALSPEEFLRDVIVARVGPAEIFVGRDFHFGKGRAGSGDWLRDSAAEHGIRVEIIGQVRVGDDDVSSTRVRRCLLRGDVEEASRCLDREYTIWGRVVQGDRRGRTLGFPTANLAPENELLPANGVYATRVAFLEGDRPGSVAHPAVTNIGTRPTFEPGRVLVETHLLDYAGDLYERRIAVAFARRIRAERRFSGPEELARQIALDAAEARRLLAASPS